A single Anaerolineae bacterium DNA region contains:
- a CDS encoding alternate F1F0 ATPase, F1 subunit alpha, with the protein MAEATPPLIAVLEDTFSLLREASEARRPQIRISEVGVVTSVSQGVAQARGLPGVRAEELLLLPDGLLGLAFNLDEDQVGIILLGHGESLRAGAEVRRTGRVLDVPVGEALLGRVLSPVGIELDGLGPVLGADRWPVERPAPPIMDRAPVSRPLQTGLKVVDALVPIGRGQRELILGDRQTGKTAIALDTVINQKGRDVICVYCLIGQRNAAAAKLLADLRENEAMPYTVVVVASGDDAPGLQFVAPYAATTIGEYFMEQGRDVLIVYDDLTAHARAYRELSLLLRRPPGREAFPGDIFYIHSRLLERSTHLREEIGGGSLTALPIIETEAESLSAYVPTNLISITDGQVYVSPDLFQKGVLPPVDVGESVSRVGGQAQLPAYRAVTGELRLTYSQFEELEAFSRFGTRLEQETRATLERGRRIREVLKQPQYQPIAVAEQIAVLLAANEGVFDGISLSDVREAEMAVRQETAQRLVDLFQRIDAGEPLSQSDREDLLEVAREVVRRRFGTEDGSHD; encoded by the coding sequence ATGGCTGAGGCTACTCCCCCGCTCATCGCAGTCCTCGAGGATACGTTCTCGCTGCTGCGGGAAGCGAGCGAGGCCCGGCGTCCCCAGATCCGCATCAGCGAGGTGGGGGTGGTCACCAGCGTCTCCCAGGGGGTGGCGCAGGCTCGGGGGCTTCCCGGTGTCAGAGCGGAGGAACTGCTCCTCCTGCCCGATGGCCTCCTGGGGTTGGCCTTCAACCTGGACGAGGACCAGGTGGGCATCATCCTCCTGGGACACGGTGAGAGCCTGAGGGCCGGCGCCGAGGTTCGCCGCACCGGACGAGTGCTCGACGTGCCGGTGGGCGAGGCCCTGCTCGGGCGAGTGCTGAGCCCCGTGGGTATCGAGCTGGACGGGTTGGGTCCGGTGCTCGGCGCGGATAGATGGCCGGTGGAGAGGCCCGCACCCCCCATAATGGATCGCGCCCCCGTCTCCCGCCCCTTACAGACGGGCCTCAAGGTGGTGGATGCTCTGGTTCCCATCGGCCGGGGGCAGCGAGAGCTCATCCTGGGGGACCGGCAGACGGGCAAGACGGCTATCGCTCTGGACACGGTCATCAACCAGAAAGGGCGGGATGTGATCTGCGTCTACTGCCTGATCGGGCAGCGCAATGCCGCCGCCGCCAAGCTTCTGGCAGACCTGCGCGAGAACGAGGCCATGCCCTACACCGTGGTCGTGGTAGCCAGCGGAGACGACGCGCCCGGGCTGCAGTTCGTGGCGCCCTATGCAGCCACCACCATCGGCGAGTACTTCATGGAGCAGGGCCGGGACGTGCTCATCGTGTACGACGACCTCACCGCCCACGCTCGCGCCTACCGCGAGCTCTCTCTCCTCCTGCGCCGCCCGCCGGGGCGAGAAGCCTTCCCGGGCGACATCTTCTACATACATTCCCGGCTGCTGGAGCGCTCCACCCACCTGCGGGAGGAGATCGGGGGCGGTTCGCTCACGGCCCTCCCTATCATCGAGACCGAGGCCGAAAGCCTGTCGGCCTACGTGCCCACCAATCTCATCTCCATCACCGACGGACAGGTCTACGTCTCCCCGGACTTGTTCCAGAAAGGAGTGCTGCCCCCGGTGGATGTGGGAGAGTCCGTCTCGCGCGTGGGGGGTCAGGCGCAGCTGCCCGCCTATCGGGCCGTGACCGGGGAGCTGCGGCTGACGTACTCGCAGTTCGAGGAACTGGAAGCGTTCTCCCGCTTCGGCACCCGGCTGGAGCAGGAGACTCGTGCCACCCTAGAGCGCGGCCGCCGCATCCGGGAGGTGCTCAAGCAGCCTCAGTACCAGCCCATCGCTGTGGCGGAGCAGATAGCCGTCCTCCTGGCGGCCAACGAAGGGGTGTTCGATGGGATTTCGCTGAGCGACGTGCGCGAGGCCGAGATGGCCGTACGCCAGGAGACGGCCCAGAGGCTGGTGGACCTGTTCCAGCGAATAGACGCGGGGGAGCCGCTGAGTCAGAGCGACCGCGAGGACCTACTGGAGGTCGCCCGCGAGGTGGTTCGACGTCGGTTCGGGACTGAAGATGGCAGTCACG
- a CDS encoding F0F1 ATP synthase subunit B translates to MLFDWFTVVAQIVNFLVLVFLLRRFLYQPLLDAIGGRRERIAAQFEEAERLAREAEEEARAYRSRVDDLERQRDQLLAEAREDAEALRRELRQEAQRSVEAEHAAWCEELRREKEAFLYQLRERTRDEVLALSRRALSDMADGELERQMAAAFVRRLRELEPDNKRLVRELLNEADEAVSVTSAFPLPAESRQAIEEAVREEFGREDTEVRFRLSPDVIAGVEMLAGGYKLSWTIASYLESLQENMGEVLEAQLRREGERADG, encoded by the coding sequence GTGCTCTTTGACTGGTTTACCGTCGTCGCTCAGATCGTCAACTTCCTCGTACTGGTGTTCCTCCTCCGTCGCTTCTTGTATCAACCGCTTTTGGACGCCATAGGCGGGCGGCGCGAGCGCATAGCGGCCCAGTTCGAGGAGGCGGAGCGCCTGGCTCGCGAGGCCGAGGAGGAAGCCCGGGCCTATCGGAGCCGAGTCGACGATCTGGAGAGGCAGCGGGACCAGTTGTTGGCTGAGGCCAGGGAGGACGCCGAGGCCCTCAGGCGCGAGCTTCGCCAGGAGGCCCAGCGCTCGGTGGAAGCGGAACATGCCGCCTGGTGCGAGGAGTTGCGGCGGGAGAAGGAAGCCTTCCTGTACCAGCTCCGGGAGCGGACGCGCGACGAGGTCCTGGCCTTGAGCCGGCGGGCTCTGAGCGACATGGCGGACGGCGAGCTGGAGCGGCAGATGGCGGCCGCGTTCGTGCGTCGGTTGCGGGAACTGGAGCCGGACAACAAACGTCTGGTGCGAGAGCTCCTCAACGAAGCGGACGAAGCCGTGTCGGTGACCAGCGCCTTCCCTCTGCCGGCAGAGTCACGCCAGGCCATTGAGGAGGCAGTGAGAGAGGAGTTCGGGCGGGAAGATACCGAGGTCCGATTTCGCCTGTCTCCCGATGTCATAGCGGGGGTGGAGATGCTTGCCGGCGGCTACAAGCTCTCCTGGACCATTGCGAGTTATCTGGAGAGTTTGCAGGAGAACATGGGCGAAGTCCTGGAAGCACAACTGCGGCGAGAGGGAGAGCGGGCCGATGGCTGA
- a CDS encoding F0F1 ATP synthase subunit C — MNDVALIGAISIVVSGLTIAVGTVAPALGEARALTQALASIAQQPDEANTITRTLFVGLALVESTAIYCFVVTMIIIFVNPFWNYVIGQVGG, encoded by the coding sequence ATGAACGACGTAGCATTGATAGGGGCCATCTCTATCGTCGTCTCCGGACTGACCATCGCCGTGGGTACCGTCGCCCCTGCCTTGGGCGAGGCCCGCGCCCTTACCCAAGCGCTCGCCTCCATCGCGCAACAGCCCGACGAGGCGAACACCATCACCAGAACCCTCTTCGTCGGTTTGGCCCTGGTGGAATCCACCGCCATCTACTGCTTCGTAGTCACCATGATCATCATCTTTGTCAACCCCTTCTGGAACTACGTCATCGGCCAGGTGGGAGGGTGA
- a CDS encoding F0F1 ATP synthase subunit A has translation MTITPDTIIWGQVGPFTINATIGFTWVVMVLMTVGSWLVTRNLSTGREISWWQSLLEQVVEIIESQIREVAEEDPSPYVAFIGTVFLFILVSNVLMIVPGFQSPTASLSTTAALAICVFVAVPAFGIARRGLVEYLKSYLKPSVIMLPFNIIGEFSRTLALAVRLYGNVMSGGMIVAILVTIVPLLFPVVMQALGLITGVIQAYIFAILATIYIASATRARRETEQTGRPNP, from the coding sequence ATGACTATCACTCCTGATACCATCATCTGGGGGCAGGTGGGGCCGTTCACCATCAACGCTACCATCGGGTTCACCTGGGTGGTCATGGTCCTCATGACCGTCGGCTCCTGGCTGGTGACCAGAAACCTGTCCACGGGACGGGAGATCTCCTGGTGGCAGAGCCTGCTGGAGCAGGTGGTGGAGATCATAGAGTCGCAGATACGCGAGGTGGCCGAGGAGGACCCTTCTCCCTACGTGGCCTTCATCGGGACGGTCTTCCTGTTCATCTTGGTAAGCAACGTCCTGATGATCGTCCCAGGATTTCAGTCGCCCACGGCTTCGCTCTCGACCACGGCGGCCCTGGCCATCTGCGTCTTCGTAGCCGTGCCCGCTTTCGGCATCGCCCGGAGAGGGCTGGTGGAATACCTGAAGAGCTACCTGAAGCCTTCGGTCATCATGCTTCCCTTCAACATCATCGGGGAGTTCTCGCGCACGTTGGCGTTGGCCGTCCGGTTGTACGGCAACGTCATGAGCGGTGGCATGATCGTGGCCATCCTGGTGACCATAGTGCCGCTTCTCTTCCCGGTGGTGATGCAGGCGCTGGGCCTCATCACCGGCGTCATACAGGCCTACATATTCGCCATCCTGGCAACCATCTACATCGCATCCGCCACCCGCGCTCGCCGGGAGACGGAGCAGACGGGACGACCGAACCCGTGA
- a CDS encoding ATP synthase subunit I, whose protein sequence is MSSALGLALSGLAGVVLGLLFYGGLWLTLDRLTATRSPALLVLTSFLVRTLLAVAGFLLLSGGRWERLLACLAGFIVARLALVKALGPATDRAGKVSVDDYHS, encoded by the coding sequence GTGAGCTCCGCGCTCGGCCTGGCGCTGTCCGGGCTGGCGGGAGTCGTCCTGGGCCTCCTGTTCTACGGCGGCCTCTGGCTCACCCTCGATCGCCTGACGGCCACCCGGTCTCCCGCCCTCCTGGTCCTGACCAGCTTCCTAGTCCGCACCCTTCTGGCCGTGGCCGGGTTTCTGCTCCTCTCCGGCGGCCGCTGGGAGCGGCTGTTGGCCTGTCTCGCTGGCTTCATCGTCGCGCGCCTGGCACTGGTGAAGGCCTTGGGCCCGGCCACGGACCGGGCGGGCAAAGTGAGCGTAGATGACTATCACTCCTGA
- a CDS encoding F0F1 ATP synthase subunit epsilon — translation MRLRVLTPSEVVVDEEVEKVSAEAPNGSFTLLPRHIDFATALVPGLLTFRSKDSGEHYLAIDEGILVKRQAEVRVSTRDAVRGPSLEGLREAVRERFHQLDEDERQARTALAKLELGFARRYLELVRGH, via the coding sequence ATGAGATTGCGGGTGCTGACTCCCTCGGAGGTGGTAGTAGACGAAGAGGTGGAGAAGGTATCAGCCGAGGCCCCAAATGGGTCCTTCACCCTGTTGCCCCGGCACATTGACTTCGCCACCGCGCTGGTCCCGGGGCTGCTCACCTTCCGGAGCAAGGATTCCGGCGAGCACTACTTGGCCATTGACGAGGGCATCCTGGTCAAGCGACAGGCCGAGGTGCGCGTCTCCACTCGAGACGCCGTCAGGGGGCCCAGCCTGGAAGGATTGAGGGAGGCGGTGAGAGAGCGGTTCCACCAACTGGACGAGGACGAGCGGCAGGCTCGCACTGCCCTGGCCAAGCTCGAGTTGGGCTTCGCCAGAAGGTACCTGGAGCTGGTCCGGGGGCACTGA
- a CDS encoding F0F1 ATP synthase subunit beta, with protein sequence MPEARRALGRVVAVRGSVVDVRFDDHLPQMNSQIRAGANGDVRIEVAGHLDDRTVRGIALTPTRGLSRGEPAVDTGGPFQVPVGEALLGRLFNVFGEPVDEAGPVEATEWRSLHQKPAPLHERTTKSEILETGIKAIDVLSPLERGGKAGMFGGAGVGKTVLIMEMINNMVGEHRGVSVFAGIGERNREAEELYRQIRDAGVLDDTVMVFGQMDEPPGARFRVGHTALTMAEYFRDDERQDVLLLMDNIFRFVQAGAEVSGLLGRLPSRMGYQPTLGTEMAALQERISSTRRAAITSVQAVYVPADDFTDPAVVHTFAHLSASIVLSRSRASQGLYPAIDPLTSNSSMLVPHVVGERHYRIAREMREVFANYEDLKDIIAMLGLEELTIEDQQTVHKARRLERFLTQPFHTTEQFTGLPGKTVALDEALDGCERILSGEFSDYPERALYMIGTIDEAMQQ encoded by the coding sequence ATGCCGGAAGCCCGTAGGGCTCTGGGCCGGGTAGTGGCCGTTCGGGGCAGCGTGGTAGACGTCCGCTTCGACGACCACCTGCCGCAGATGAACAGCCAAATCCGAGCCGGCGCCAACGGCGACGTACGCATCGAGGTGGCCGGCCACCTGGACGACCGCACCGTCCGGGGCATAGCGCTGACCCCCACTCGCGGCCTGAGCCGGGGCGAACCCGCGGTGGACACCGGTGGGCCCTTCCAGGTCCCAGTAGGAGAGGCTCTTCTCGGGCGGCTCTTCAATGTGTTCGGTGAGCCAGTAGACGAGGCCGGGCCGGTCGAGGCCACCGAGTGGCGCTCCCTCCACCAGAAGCCGGCCCCCCTGCACGAGCGTACCACCAAGTCGGAGATTCTCGAGACGGGCATCAAGGCCATTGACGTCCTCTCTCCTCTGGAACGAGGCGGCAAGGCTGGGATGTTCGGCGGTGCCGGCGTGGGCAAGACCGTGCTCATCATGGAGATGATCAACAACATGGTAGGGGAGCACCGTGGAGTGAGCGTCTTTGCCGGGATCGGAGAGCGCAACCGGGAGGCAGAGGAGCTCTACCGCCAGATCCGAGATGCCGGCGTCCTGGACGACACGGTGATGGTCTTCGGCCAGATGGACGAGCCCCCTGGGGCCAGGTTCCGCGTCGGGCACACCGCCCTGACCATGGCCGAGTACTTCCGCGACGACGAGCGCCAGGACGTGCTCCTGCTCATGGACAACATCTTCCGCTTCGTGCAGGCGGGGGCGGAAGTGTCGGGCCTGCTGGGCAGGCTGCCCTCCCGCATGGGCTATCAGCCCACCCTGGGCACCGAGATGGCGGCCCTCCAGGAGAGGATCTCCAGCACCCGACGCGCCGCCATCACTTCGGTTCAGGCGGTCTACGTTCCGGCGGACGACTTCACCGACCCGGCCGTGGTGCACACCTTCGCCCACCTCTCCGCTTCCATCGTCCTCTCCCGCAGCCGGGCCAGCCAGGGGCTCTATCCCGCCATTGATCCCTTGACTTCGAACTCCAGCATGCTGGTCCCCCACGTGGTGGGAGAGCGGCACTACCGGATCGCCCGGGAGATGCGGGAGGTCTTCGCCAACTATGAGGATCTCAAAGACATCATCGCCATGCTAGGATTGGAGGAGCTCACCATCGAGGACCAGCAGACGGTACACAAGGCTCGTCGGCTGGAGCGCTTCCTCACCCAGCCCTTCCACACTACCGAGCAGTTCACCGGCCTACCGGGGAAGACGGTCGCTCTGGACGAGGCTCTGGATGGCTGCGAGCGCATACTCAGCGGCGAGTTCTCCGACTACCCGGAACGAGCCCTGTACATGATCGGCACCATAGACGAGGCCATGCAGCAATGA